In Balaenoptera ricei isolate mBalRic1 chromosome 4, mBalRic1.hap2, whole genome shotgun sequence, the genomic stretch CCTCAGTAAAATGACAGGGTGAAAAGGGAGAATATAAGCTTTCCAACTCTAAAGATCAAAGATTATACcaaagggtatatatatatatatatatatattaccttaTTCATCAAAGACATGGTGGCATTCCCAAAGTAGTGCAAAGGACTCTTGAGGTCAGAAAAGTTGTACTTAAAACCAGCAAGGTGAACTTCATGACATATGTGAAATGCCAATGTAATGGCAATAATTCCTGTTGTTGGGTGTTTGGGTTTCTGGGGGAGGAAAtgaaaatttagggaaaaaatccAAACAAGGTACCTGTTTCCAAAACATTTGGGTGACCTAATCTTATAAAATAGCATCTTCTGAACATTTAATCAGGACAGAAATACTTCAGTTAAATTCTTGTCATGCCCTAAGGCTCAAGCCCCAAACAGTTAATATCCTAACTCTGAATATAAAGTGTTGCTTGAAATCTTAGAAAGTCTCTCAGGTAAAACTTAACTGCAGTACTAGTCCAGAAGACAGCTATCAAATGAAGCCTTTAAGGAAAAGGATTCTGctgccttgtttttaaaaaacacactgaGTCAAGCAACTTGTGGAAAAAGCAAAGCCTGAGAATGTTAAACCCATGTGTGAAACGTAAGGACAGCTTAATTCACTAACGGATAAGATCATGCTAAAAGGCTTCAAATAACTTAGCTTTAAAATGGTTCTATTTTATAATGCTGATAATTTAGCTCTAGGGAAAGACGGCTTTAATCAAGTAACTTCAATCACAAATGGCCATGGTAATGATCTgactagaaaaataaagattctaGATGTATATACAGATTAAAGTCACAatctcaattttgtttttaaatcgattataattttaactaaattttaactaaaaagaaagaaaccaagcaCCCCCTTCACATGTACACATATCCTGAAAAACACTATAGTAGATGTTTGGCAGAAGGGTCTTGGCATTCAAAGTTTTCATTCTCGTTGGATGGCCTTCAGAGGCAAAAACAAGATATATCTTAAATTTACTAATACAAAAATTCAAGGAgattttcttttgattaaatGTTTCTTACAGATCCCATGTAAATTACATATGATTAATTAtgattttgagaaaaagaaaaaaatcaaagcagcACAGTAAAATCAGATAAACTCTAGGAAGCAAATTTGTTTGAAAGCctaacagcctttttttttttaacatctttattagagtataattgctttacaatgttgtgttagtttctgctgtataacagagtgaatcagctatatgcatacatatatccccatatctcctccctcttgcgtctccctcccaccctccctatcccaccactgtaggtggtcacaaagcaccgagctgatctccctgtgctatgcggctgcttcccactagccatccattttacatttcactCCCCTAGTAAGTTTCCATTCCTACTCTCCAAGATGACAATTTCATACCTTTCTATCCAACAGCTCTACCCTCCTTCCTACTTTGTCAGTTTAACccttatttttcttagaaaacagAATCGATCAGACAAGAGCTACATCATCTTCCCAATTCCAAATCTACCTTCGTCTTTACCCATGTTTTCAGTGCTCACTCCTATGTGGATGATATGTCCCTGTTCCTACCTACGGCCAGCCTCTCCACTCGTGCACTCTATTTTATCACATTTCTTTTCTCAACAATTTCGCTTTCACAAGTatcccctttctctcttcatcATCAATATTTCCCTCTATTGAATCATCCCCTTCAGCACACAAACATATCAtctatctttctttaaaataaaaaaaaccttgAGCCTATATCTTCCAAccatttctctgctttcttttctagCAAAACTCCATTAAAGATTTGCCTCCGCTCTCTCGTGTCCCATGTTCTCTCTCTTTAACGCAGTTCAGTCAGGCTTTCTTTCTCTTATCCTTGTCCATATCAATATGACCTCCATGTTTCCAGGACCACATCTGACATAGCTGAACTCTCTAAATACAGCTGTGTCCCTCCCTTGGCTTCTGGGACACTGTGTCCTACTAGAACTTCAGTCTACTTACAACTAGTTCTAGGATCATCTCTAAGTAAGACCAGGGTCTTCCTGTGCACCACCTAAGACAAAAATCAAGGAACAAATCTGATCTTACTTCACATAGTAAAGTAAGAGCTGAAAAGTCACAAAATATACATTCAGAAGCTGTCCTTTCCCCTCAAAATTACTACGAAATAGGGTTTAAATTTAAACTATTTATGCTTTTTGACTTGGGAATTCCACTTCCAGATGTCCTTCCTACAGAAATCACACAAGTGTGCAGAAAATCTCTATAAGTACATGCATTTCTACATTACCTATAGAGGAAAAAAGCTGGACATAAAACTAAGGGTCTATAAAGAGGGGAAGGGTTAATTAAATGGAGAGGGGAAATAGCAGAACAGTATCTATAGTATAATCACAATTATACTGAACAAACAAAAAGTGCTTGTGTTTCTAAATGAATAGACAAGAGTctatgcaaacaataaatgctggagaggatgtggagaaaagggaaacctcttgcactgtaggtgggaatgtaaattgatacagccactatggagaacagtgtggaggttccttaaaaaactaaaaatagaactaccatatgaactgccaatcccactcctgggcatacacctggagaaaaccataattcaaaaaaatacatgcaccccaatgttcattgcagcactatttacaatagccaggacatggaagcaacctaaatgcccatcaatagaggaatggataaagacgatgtggtacatatatacagtggaatattactcggccataaaaaggaacgaactagtgctatttgcagagacatggctggacctagagactgtcatacagagggaagttaagtcagaaagagaaaagcaaatatcgtatactatagcttatatgtggaatctagaaaaatggtatagatgaacttactcccaaagcagaaatagagacacagatgtagagaacaaacatggataccaaggggggaaggggggatgggatgaagtgggacattgggattgacatatataattattatgtataaaatagataactaatgagaacctactgtatagcacaggggactctactcagtgctctgtggtgacctaaatgggaagagaatCAAAAaaggagggaatatatgtataggtataactgattcactttgctgtacagcagaaactaacacattgtaaagcaactatactccaataaaaattaacttaaaaaaaaaaagtacttgtgTTTGTAAACGCATAGACAAGAGTCTAGAAGGATATAAAAGGCAATAAAGCTTGGGAGATAATCTGAGTTacggagagaagagaaaagaaggatgatttccttttttaaaaaatactccttTGTAAAAGCTGTTTGATTTTAAGCatgtaatattttagaatttctttATCATGCTGaagaaaagatacaaaatatGCGTTTATTTCTTTGGATTTTACCCAATTACAAAAGGGAAAGCCTCATTTCAGCTGAGATAGCACATTACACAGTTACTCAAACTTCAAGTGAAAAACACAGCCTGCCACTGTATGGGTCTAAAGAGTATTTTTTCCCTAGGGAATGTAGACAAACAGGGCTGCAAGAGTCAGAGTCAATGAGATTCcttataattaaaaagaattagggacttccctggtggcgcagtggttaagaatccacctgctaatgcagggtacatgggttcaagccctggtccgagaggatcccacatgctgcagagcaactaagcccgtgtgccacaactactgagcctgcactctagagcccacgtgccacagctactgagcccatggacCCTAGAGTCCGCGTGccgcaacaactgaagcccacatgcctagagcccgtgctccacaacaagagaagccaccacaatgagaagcctgcgcaccgcaacaaagagtagcccccgctcactgcagctagagaaagcccacgtgcagcagcgaagacctaaggcagccaaaaatttttttaattaaaaaaaataattaaaaagaattaaagaatccAGTCCTGCTACTCTGCACACAGCCTGCCCATTAGCACCCCCATCAAGACTCTCCTCCCTACAGAGCACTGAAGCGGAGGTCACGAGAGATGAGCCACTTGGACGTGCAGAGGGAGACCCCAGAAAGGCTCCAAAAGGGCAgaaaagggacttctctggtggtgcagtggttaagaatctgcctgccaggacttccctggtggcgcaatggttaagaatccacctgccaatgcaggggacacgggttcgagccctggttcaggaagatcccacatgccgcagatcaactaagcctgtgcgccacaactactgagcccacatgccacaactactgaagcccgcgcacctagagcccgtgctccgcaacaaagaggagccaccgcgatgagaagcccacgcacctcaaggAGGGGTAaccaccgctcgccgcaaccagagaaagcccgtgggcagcaacaaagacccagcagccaaaaataattaattaattaattaattaatggcagaaaccccccccccaccccacttaaGGTTCTTTTCCTTGCAACCTGAAAAACATAAAGCTAAAATCCAAAGATACGTGATTTCACTAACCCAGACATGAGTGAAGCCACCTCACGAGTCGTGGTTCTCATCCAGTTTCCAAGAGCCCCAAGGACCCTCTATCCCACCCCAGTGAGGTCTTTAGTTTGAAACTGTACAAAGGAAAATACATACCTGATTTTTGGGAAACACTTTCGGGAAATGAAGCAGTTCATAAGCTGCTGTTCTGATAATGAAAGGATCTAATATTCTGATTTGATAAGGTTTATAGATCAGATTTAATGCTGGTTTCTTCCAAAAACCATTAGTATTCTgaaataaagtaagaaaatagaaaatacaacttgttgttgtctcttttttttaatgaaaaaaaaaatgaaggtaattGGAAGCCAGATCAACTTTGCCAACTTACTATTTTGCCACCTGTCAACAATTCCCACAGCCACTTTAAATCAAGCGGCTTAAAAGCAGTGAGAATCACCGTAGTATTAGGATCATTGTGATTGGGATCTGAAAAAACAGATTCTGGATAAAAAAGTCGGAAGGTAGTCCTTCTCCCAACTTCCTCTTCATGTCCTAAAACAGGACCATTATTCATTCTGTGGGTAGTAAAACACACAAGATATGTAGACCAAGCGCAGTACGGGTCATGTCCAtcacagttctcagagctttcagaGCTGGACAAACATGGTCAGCCGTGTAGCCAGGGCTCTAAAGCCACACGGCAATCCGTCAATCTTTCACACGTAACAGCCAAGGAAATAACTCCCTTTCGTGAAACAGCTGCTTGATCAAAGGCAGAAACATTCATTTGTGTTTGAAAATTAACTGTGGGGACACTGATAATTCATTCTTACCTCCAGAAAAACTgaagacaaaatgaaacaaatgggaACATAAAACCACAGAATACTCAGCTAAAAGAGACCTGGGAGAACATCCAGACAAAACCCCTTGTGTTCGTAGATGAGGGCCCCAATGTACATATAGATAAAGTTACTTGCCCAGGGTTACACAATCATGTAGCAGGTGGACGTGTGTCTCAGTGACTAACAGGCAAGAGTCACAGTTAAGGTGATTTGAAAACCCACCAAAATTGTTGTGCTCTGAAATAAAGTAACAACATAAAATTGCTTTATTTATACCCAAGCACAACCAAATGAATGACTATCTCTGGCATGAACCAAAGAACCACAAAGGATCCAGTGTTGGGTTTGTGGATACTCAAAGCCAAGGTTAGACATATACTATTTATGCACACACCATGAAGGTGTGCTATGAAAAGGAATGCATTGTTCCCAAAACACTGTCTCCTAGGAGATAAATACTGTTTGACCCTTTGCCACTGACTGTGTGATATAAGGCAGCCTTAGTAACACCTGAAATGACTTTCATAATGTCTTTAATGGCATTTTCCCACAAGGGCCTGGTGTGGTTCTAGGTGACCAGATTTTAGACAATTACAAAGAAATTTGTGAGTGCTTCAACATTGTTTTGTGGATAAATTTTCACAGCTTCCTCAAAATGAATAATCAACAGAAAATAAGGTGACCACTCTATGCAGAAACCCTCAGCTTGTAACCCAGCAAAACGCCCTAGCACTGCCAGGTCATCCTAATGCATTGCCCAGCGCGAAGCTTTCCCACTCTTCAGAAGACTATTCATAGCCATTCCCAACACACACAAACTTTATCCCGGATAATGACCTGACTTCACCCTTTCAATGAGAAAATAGAACTTGAAATGTCCGCATTTCCCCACCATTACATCTATAGGACTCTTGGTAGCTGTAACCACAAACCCAGCTTTCCCTTCCACTGCAGAGATAACGACACTGGTGTTCTGAACCCCATCCCCTCTCTCGTTACCACACCAACCTCCTTATTCATTTCCATCAGTTTACTAATATGCTTTAGAATCTATctttataaaaggaaacaaaatagaaaatctccTTTGAGTCCATAATCATCTCCAGCGACTATCTCATTTCTCACCTCCACAGTGAAATTTCTCTAAAGAGTTGCTTCTACTGGTTTCTCCACTTTCTTACCTATCATTCTCTCCTCAAACCACTCCACTTGGGCTTCTCCCCCACACTGTGCCTCCAAGTCTTCTTCTGTCAAGAGTAACAGTGAGCTTCAGCTTGCCAGTCCAATGGTGAACTCTGTCCTTATCTTACATGACCTCTCACCAGCCTTTGTCATGCTTGAAACCTCCCTCTGTCTTAAAACACTGTGATCTCTTGGCTTTTGTGATCACCTTTTCCTGTCTTTCTTCCTACCTCACTGGTAGATCCTCTCCAACTCTTTAACTCCTTTTTCTTTGCTCAACCTTTAAGTTTTGACTACTTCAAAGCTCAGTCCTGGgccctcttctctgtctcttgggAAATCTCACGCAGTCCATGGTTTAAGTACAACTTACAGGCTGTTCACAATGAAGATGTTAACCTGTTTATCTAACTGCCTACTTGACTTATCCACTGCAAATCTAATAAGCATATCAAACCTGGTATGTTCAAACAGTAGCCTTGATTCTCCTCTAAACCTGTTCCTACCCTGGTCCTCCCCAACTCAACCACTATCCAGCCAATCTCTTACGCTGAAAACCTAGGAGGAGGTATCCTGCATTCCTTTATTCCCATCTCTGCTCACATCTAATGCATCAGAACATCCTGCTAACTCTACCTCTGAAACATGCCTCATTCTAGCCCCTTATCTCCTTCCACGCCATGACAATCCTGTTGCAAGCCACCATTCTCTACCCAAATGCAGCAACCTAACTGGCCTCTTCATTTCCACAGCTTGTCCTTCCTGTTTCATTGTCCATGCCATCACCAGGGTATTTTAAAGACATAACCAGATAGAGTTGCTCTCTTGtttaacaattttcaaaagttttctgTTATACTTAAAATAAAACGCAAGCTCTAATCGCAGTTTACAAAGTCCTACATAGCCTGCTCCTTACCTACCTCTTCAGCTGCCAATTGCACCACCCCCCCAGCCTGCTGCCCTCCAACCTCACTGGTTTTCTTGCTGCTGCTCTTAAACCTAGCATCATACCCTCCTGAAGACCTGCAGTAAACATCCTCTCTGTCTGTATTCCCTAGTCTTCATATGGCCGGTACTGTGTGGTCTTAGGTCCAGTTTAGATGTCGCCCCTTCAAAACAGTCATCAATTCAAAAATAGCCACTCAGTCATTCTCTATCACACATGTTTTAGTTGTTTGCACGGCATTTATTACTACATTTCTGTATTTAATTACTGTTTTCTTCCCCTcgttagaatgtaagctcctcgGGGAGCAAGAACATTATTCTTTTTCCCTGCTATATCCCCCTAGAACTGTGCTAGAACTAGAgctagaactgtgcctggcatacTAAGGGGATTTCATAAATATGTGCTAAATAAATGACCTGAAATCTAGGCCTACTCCAGCCAACAACTCGAGTAATGTGTAATGTACTTAAACATACTACAGCAACTCTACTTCCTTTTAAAACGCAGCGGTACTAAAGCAGGAAACTAGATTCTTTTGAAACAATTCCAGGTTAGCAAATAGAAGATATATTTACCTTATTATTACATCATAGGAGTCAATTTTTTCTCCTAACGTCTTATTCTTCAAAACTCCTCCATTACCAACCACCACACATTTTTTACATGGCACACTGTTGGGCAAATGACAAGAGAGAGATTGAGCCATCTTTTACAAAACTGGGTGATTCCAAGAACCCATTCATACTTTGAGGAACCCAATACAAGATTTCACTTGTTGCACAAGTAGAAAAAGAACCAGTTGTAACTTACAGGTCTAGGGATGTATTAGAAAGatataaaattcaagaaataacATTCCATAGGAAGTATATCATCATTAGCAACTATTAAGGCATATCAGTTCACATACATCccctcatttgattctcataacCACCCACTGAGATAAGTAAGCctgatattcccattttacaaatgaagaaagatTCAAAAACCTGTTAGGTGACATTTCAAAGTCATACTCCAAAGAGGTAAAACTAGGATTGAGTCCAGACCTTTGGACTACAAAAATACCCCTCAATATAGGATTCTGCATGTTAATATTGATACAAGTGTGTTTCATATTAGATGTGTATGTATTTTCCATCAGCATTACCCATTCCCCTGGGATTCCATCTCTGGGTTATTGCTGCGTCTTATAAGTTTGGAGACAGACATTATAGAATCTGGTTGGCAAAGTGCAGCTTCCTTGTACCTGCCCGTGCTCACTTCAATTCCCCAAACAGGTACTGGTTCTTGGAGCTTAGCCAATACAAATGAAAAGTTTACTGTGTGTTCCTGGCAAAGAGCTTTAAAGTAGGACATGAAGTGGGACTTCCTGTGGCTGGCCGGAATCAGCCTAGGCCAGTGGATTATCTACTGTTCAGCTCTCAGCCAACGTGGCCTGGCCCTCAACATAATACAaaccatacatgacaaacccacagcaaacatcattcttaatggtgaaaaactgaaatcatttcctctaagaccaggatcaagacaaggatgtccactctcaccacttttattcaacatagttttggaagtcctggccacagcaatcagagaagaaaaagagataaaaggaatccaaattggaaagaagaagtaaaactgtcactgtttgcagatgatgtgatactatacgtagaaaatcctaaagacgctaccagaaaactactagactcatcaataaatttggtaaagttgcagcataTAAAATTaccacacagaaatctcttgcattcctatacagtaacaatgaaagatccaaaagagaaattaaggaaacaatcccatttaccattgcaaaagaaaagaatataatacctaggaataaacctacctaaggaggcaaaaaacctgtactcagaaaactataagacactgatgaaagaaatcaaagatgacacaaacagatggagagataaaccatgtccttggactggaagaatcaataatgtgaaaatgactataccacccaaagcaatctacagattcaacacaatccttatcaaattatcaatagcattttccacagaattagaacaaaaaattttacaatttgtatgaaaacacaaaagaccccgaatagccagagcaatcttgagaaagaaaaacggagctggaggtatcaggctccgtgacttcaaactatactacaaagttacagtaatcaaaacagtatggtactggcacaaaaaaagaaatataggtcagcggaacaggatagaaagtccagagataaacccacgcacctatggtcacctaatctatgacaaaggaggcaacaatagacaatggagaaaagacagcctcttaaataagtggtgctgggaaaactggacagctacatgtgaaacaatgaaatcagaacattctctaccaccatacacaaaaataagctcaaaatggattaaagacctaagtgtaagaccagatactgtaaaactcttagaggaaaacataggcagaacattctctgacacaaatcacaggaagatcttgttttgatccacctcctagagtaatgaaaataaaaacaaaaataaacaaatgggacctaattaaacttaaaagcttttgcacagcaaaggaaaccgtaaacaaaacaaaagacaacccacagaatgggagaaaatatttgcaaatgaagcgaccgacaagggattaatctccaaaataaacagctcatgcatctcaatatcgaaaaaacaaaca encodes the following:
- the ST3GAL6 gene encoding type 2 lactosamine alpha-2,3-sialyltransferase isoform X1 — its product is MRGYLVAIFLSAVFLYYVLHCILWGTNAYGVPPVEMKRRNKIQPCLSKPAFASLLRFHQFHPFLCAADFKNTASLYGSDKFDLPYGIRTSAEYFRLALSKLQSCDLFDEFDNVPCKKCVVVGNGGVLKNKTLGEKIDSYDVIIRMNNGPVLGHEEEVGRRTTFRLFYPESVFSDPNHNDPNTTVILTAFKPLDLKWLWELLTGGKINTNGFWKKPALNLIYKPYQIRILDPFIIRTAAYELLHFPKVFPKNQKPKHPTTGIIAITLAFHICHEVHLAGFKYNFSDLKSPLHYFGNATMSLMNKNAYHNVTAEQLFLKDIIEKNFVIDLTQD
- the ST3GAL6 gene encoding type 2 lactosamine alpha-2,3-sialyltransferase isoform X2, with product MRGYLVAIFLSAVFLYYVLHCILWGTNAYGVPPVEMKRRNKIQPCLSKPAFASLLRFHQFHPFLCAADFKNTASLYGSDKFDLPYGIRTSAEYFRLALSKLQSCDLFDEFDKMNNGPVLGHEEEVGRRTTFRLFYPESVFSDPNHNDPNTTVILTAFKPLDLKWLWELLTGGKINTNGFWKKPALNLIYKPYQIRILDPFIIRTAAYELLHFPKVFPKNQKPKHPTTGIIAITLAFHICHEVHLAGFKYNFSDLKSPLHYFGNATMSLMNKNAYHNVTAEQLFLKDIIEKNFVIDLTQD